From one Equus asinus isolate D_3611 breed Donkey chromosome 5, EquAss-T2T_v2, whole genome shotgun sequence genomic stretch:
- the PPP1R8 gene encoding nuclear inhibitor of protein phosphatase 1 isoform X1, translating to MHRLLGCRLSPLSLPVSRRASGPPNGRGRRKMAAAANSGSNLPLFDCPTWAGKPPPGLHLDVVKGDKLIEKLIIDEKKYYLFGRNPDLCDFTIDHQSCSRVHAALVYHKHLKRVFLIDLNSTHGTFLGHIRLEPHKPQQIPIDSTVSFGASTRAYTLREKPQTLPSAVKGDEKMGGEDDELKGLLGLPEEETELDNLTEFNTAHNKRISTLTIEEGNLDIQRPKRKRKNSRVTFSEDDEIINPEDVDPSVGRFRNMVQTAVVPVKKKRVEGPGSLGLEESGSRRIQNFAFSGGLYGGLPPTHSEAGSQPHGIHGTALIGGLPMPYPNLAPDVDLTPVVPSAVNMNPAPNPAVYNPEAVNEPKKKKYAKEAWPGKKPTPSLLI from the exons atGCACAGGCTGCTGGGATGCCGCCTCTCCCCTCTGAGTCTTCCAGTTTCCCGGCGTGCTTCGGGCCCGCCAAATGGGAGGGGGAGACGCAAGATGGCGGCAGCCGCGAACTCCGGCTCTAACCTCCCGCTGTTCGACTGCCCGACCTG GGCAGGTAAACCCCCACCTGGTTTACATCTGGATGTAGTCAAAGGAGACAAACTAATTGAG aaactgATTATTGATGAGAAGAAGTATTACTTATTTGGGAGAAACCCTGATTTGTGTGACTTTACCATTGACCACCAGTCTTGCTCTCGGGTCCACGCTGCCTTGGTCTACCACAAGCATCTGAAGAGAGTTTTCCTAATAGACCTCAACAGTA CGCACGGCACTTTCTTGGGTCACATTCGGTTGGAACCTCACAAGCCTCAGCAAATCCCCATCGATTCCACAGTCTCATTTGGCGCATCCACAAGGGCATACACACTACGTGAGAAGCCTCAGACATTGCCATCGGCTGTGAAAGGAGATGAGAAGATGGGTGGAGAGGATGATGAACTCAAGGGCTTACTGGGgcttccagaggaggaaactgagcttGAT AACCTAACAGAGTTCAACACTGCCCACAATAAGCGGATTTCCACTCTCACCATTGAGGAGGGGAATCTGGACATTCAGAGaccaaagaggaagaggaagaactcACGGGTGACTTTCAGTGAGGATGATGAGATCATCAACCCAG AGGATGTGGATCCCTCAGTTGGTCGCTTCCGGAACATGGTTCAGACTGCAGTGGTCCCAGTCAAG AAGAAGCGGGTGGAGGGCCCTGGCTCCCTGGGCCTGGAGGAATCAGGGAGCAGGCGCATACAGAACTTTGCATTCAGCGGAGGACTCTACGGGGGCCTGCCCCCCACGCACAGTGAAGCCGGCTCTCAGCCGCATGGCATCCATGGGACAGCACTCATCGGTGGCTTGCCCATGCCATACCCGAACCTCGCCCCTGATGTGGACTTAACTCCTGTTGTGCCGTCAGCAGTGAACATGAACCCTGCACCAAACCCTGCAGTCTATAACCCCGAAGCTGTCAACGAacccaagaagaagaaatatgcaAAAGAGGCTTGGCCGGGCAAGAAGCCCACACCTTCCttacttatttga
- the PPP1R8 gene encoding nuclear inhibitor of protein phosphatase 1 isoform X2: MVQTAVVPVKKKRVEGPGSLGLEESGSRRIQNFAFSGGLYGGLPPTHSEAGSQPHGIHGTALIGGLPMPYPNLAPDVDLTPVVPSAVNMNPAPNPAVYNPEAVNEPKKKKYAKEAWPGKKPTPSLLI, translated from the exons ATGGTTCAGACTGCAGTGGTCCCAGTCAAG AAGAAGCGGGTGGAGGGCCCTGGCTCCCTGGGCCTGGAGGAATCAGGGAGCAGGCGCATACAGAACTTTGCATTCAGCGGAGGACTCTACGGGGGCCTGCCCCCCACGCACAGTGAAGCCGGCTCTCAGCCGCATGGCATCCATGGGACAGCACTCATCGGTGGCTTGCCCATGCCATACCCGAACCTCGCCCCTGATGTGGACTTAACTCCTGTTGTGCCGTCAGCAGTGAACATGAACCCTGCACCAAACCCTGCAGTCTATAACCCCGAAGCTGTCAACGAacccaagaagaagaaatatgcaAAAGAGGCTTGGCCGGGCAAGAAGCCCACACCTTCCttacttatttga